The region AGCCTGTACTCAAAGTTTGGCAAAGCCACGCAAACTTCATTTTTACTATCCCTGAACTGAATACAACTGGCTCAACTGCGGAAACTCTGTTCCATTGTCTTAACCATCAAGGAACAGCCGTTCGTTATATTGCAGGTGGATTGAGAATCACCATTGGCACACCCAGCGAAAATACCAGGACTCTACAGCGGCTTACACAGACTATTCAGTCTTTAACAATGACTAAAACAGCTTCATCAATAATCTGAATTAAGAGAATTAAGAATTCTGATAAATTAAGAATTCAAAGAATGCGAACTGGATCTAACACTCAGGTTCTCACATCCCCATTGGCCGAATTTTGTCGTAACGTTCTAACCGTCTGCGGTAAAACTCCAACCATTAAAGCAAATGCCTCATCTGGAAGTTGCTCAACTGTTTCAGTCCCGAAGTAATTCTCAAACTGGTTTAAAATCATCTGTGCTCTCTGCATCGGCAGTGGATTGTCAGTCAATTGATGAGTTAACCGAATCCATTGTCGTCTAATTAGGTATGCTTTTTGCCGTTCTTCTTGATCGGCAGGATATACAAGGGATAACTCACCCACCGGAATAATTTGCCGGCAATCTACATCAAAAAAACCACCGACGGCCGCACCCGGACCCGCAAATTCAGCATAATACTGCTTATAAATAATTACTCCATTTCGCCTGCGACTGTTGACAATCAACAGTTCCTCACTTGCTAATCGATGCAAGATTTCGCTTGCATCCTGTAGCTCAACTTGTCGTTGGTCAGAACTCAAAACTTTGTTTGCCATACTCATTGTGAGTCACCAGGGAAACACAGCACATCCAAAAAATATTCACAATTACAAGGGTCATAACACTGAGTAAAGCAAAAATCCAAGACAACAGGCAACTCGACTCAATGTGAATATTTA is a window of Leptolyngbyaceae cyanobacterium JSC-12 DNA encoding:
- a CDS encoding hypothetical protein (IMG reference gene:2510097113): MSMANKVLSSDQRQVELQDASEILHRLASEELLIVNSRRRNGVIIYKQYYAEFAGPGAAVGGFFDVDCRQIIPVGELSLVYPADQEERQKAYLIRRQWIRLTHQLTDNPLPMQRAQMILNQFENYFGTETVEQLPDEAFALMVGVLPQTVRTLRQNSANGDVRT